tgcgagaggtcccgcaagcctccacggggttttcccccttcgagcttctctatgGACGCCAGCCCCGCGTGTTTTGGATGTTCTAAGAGaaacttgggaggacggaccatctcaaAGTAAGAACGAAATTCAGTATGTCatggacttgagaacaaaacttcacactttggggcggctgtcaacggagaatttgttacaagcccaggacAAACAGAGCCGGCTGTATAACAGGGGGACTAATTTACGAAAATTTACACCGGGAgagaaagtgcttgtattgctccctaCGTCAAGCTCTAAATTATtggcaaagtggcaaggaccatttgaggtcacacggcaaaTCGGAGATctcgattatgaggtaataCGGTCGGATAGGAGGGGGGCACGTCAGATATATCACCTCAATCTCCtcaaaaaatggaatgaggcagaggcagtgatgctggcgatggtgattggtggagaggaTGATCTTGGGCCAGAGGCGATTTCCAAACCTCAATCTCTTGCGCTGGCTCCGGGAGGAGATCATCTCTCGCCCTCCCCAGCTCACTGATCTCACTAAATTACAAGCAGAATTTGCGGACGTGTTCTCCCCCTACCGGGCCGTACTAATCTGATTCAGCACCatatcgagacagagccgggcgtggtagttcgcagccggccgtatcgCTTGCCTGAGCACAAGAAAAAGTGGTTCAGAcagaattagaggcaatgcttgacatgggggtaatagaagaatccagcagtaactgggcgagcccgatagttttagTTCCTAAGACGGACGGCTCGgttcggttctgtgtggattatcgcaaggtgaatgctgtgtcgaaattcgacgcgtatccaatgccacgGGTGGACGAACTGCTTGATCGGCTCGGTACAGCTCgtttttattcgacactggacttaacaaagggatattggcagatccccttgtcgccgttatctaaagaaaaaacagctttcacAACGCCGTTCGGATTACGCAATTTGTCActcttccgttcgggctgttcggggcaccggctacctttcagcgtctCATGGATAGGATTCTACGGCCCCATGCTGCGTATGCTGCAGCCTATTTAGATGACATAATTATATTTAGTCAtgactggcagcggcatatgcagcatttaagggccgtcctgagatcgctgagaggagctgggctcacggccaacccgaagaagtgtgcaattgggcgtGTGGAAGTAAgatatctgggcttccacttgggacatggacaggtgcgtccccaaattgataagactgCAGCAgttgcgacctgtccgcgccccaagaccaaaaaggaggtgagACAGTTCctggggctggcgggatattataggAGATTTGTTCCTAATTATCGGACCTCACCAGCCCTTTGACTGATCTCACTAAAAAGGAGGcgccagatacggtccagtggacggagccgtgccagcaggcctttaccCAAGTGAAGGCTGCTTTATGTGGCGGGCCGCTATTACACTCTCTGATTTTTCTCTCCCATTTCTGTTGCAGACagacgcgtcggacagggggctgggtgcggtcctgtcccaggagatggAGGGGGAGgagcggccggtgctgtacattagtcGGAAGCTCTCAAAGAGAGAGACTAAGTACAGCACCATAGAAAAGGAGTGTCTTGCCATCAGatgggccgtcctcaccctccgatattatctcctgggacgggaattcgccctctgttcggaccacgctcccctgcagtggctccaccgcatgaaggataccaacgcgcggatcactcgttggtatctagCTTTACAGCCTTGTAAGTTCATggtggtccacaggccgggtgtgcagatggctgtggccgatttcctctccagaaatggggggggggggggggcggcAGGCCGGATGGCTCCCCGGCGTGTGTGGGGCGgggggggtatgtggcgagggggcgtggttcagcgaagtctgcagcgggagagagaggcAGGAGACGGCGGTTGAGTGAGTgggttaaatgcaaatgacgaacacctgtttcttgtttcagtaattggcgtggagagagtatataacgccaggagaaacaggagtgggggagagagagaaggactactgACTGCTTACCCTCTGGATGCTGGAATTGTTGGCTGGAGTTGCTTATGTTTGTATTGGACCGTTTTGTGCCTGTCTGCACacctgtttttgttatttttgaaaacCAAATAAAGCAGTCGGTAGTCAAgctgaccctgtcctcttccttcctgacaTTGAACTTTGTTACAAACTCTAAAGACACagaataagaaaagaaaaaagaaaaaagagagaggaCAATAATGTAATCCTTAACTTAAGGACCAATTCCGAATTTCTGATTTTGGTTTAATCTTGTGGATCTCTCTTTTATACTTGGGGTTAATCagcaacacatttgtttttatcctgctgatttaacatattgagcataataaataaaagcctaTTAAGAAAAATGGTTTGTACTGAGCATTTATGTTGTACAGTTTATGTTGTCGATGAAAGAgcacattgattaaaattatattttgtaaatgtcgCAAAAGTTTTGACTGAAACACAattagttaataaaacattatttgaaaCATTCCAAATAAGTATAATTTTTTCAATCACAACTTAACAAAGAAAgcattaatctttttttttatttttatttttatttttttttacttttttatttttatttttttatctaacGCAGGCTGTGTTCTGAGAGGTTTAAAGAATTTTGCGGTAGTGGCTGAAAGTCGAGATGGTCTCAGTCTGTTGTGGAAAAGCAGAGGATGACAGTCACATGAGCAGAAATATTTGTGTGCAATGCACAGATTTTTGGTGCCAATTGTATTTTTCAATGTGGAAGTATCTATTTTCTGTAGATGTTCAAGACTTCCGATTCATTAGTCGCTATACATCCTAAACATTATCAAAAGTATATTATATTGGCAAATATgtcaatttattaattaaatgttagTGCATTTGGAATGTTTAAATTTGCATTTATATATTGTTGAATCTATATTATTACTCAAGAGTCATTGCAAGCCATCTAATCTTCATTTTacttaatgtaatgcattagcTATGAGTCTGTTTCTTTTAGAAGGGGTGAACAAAAGGTAATTCCCCCTGATTGCTGCGTCTACAGCAGAGCAGCTGTGCGCATGCTCGACGGAAATTCCGGTTTAAGGCTGGGTAGAGAATGGGGTTCAGTGCAGAGTTAAGGTATCCCAACCAAAGAACGACAGAGTAAGTCAGTTTGTTCGGATGGGTCTCTGCCCAAATTCCCATGTATGTGAAATAGGTGAAATAGGGAAACCAGCAAATGACAAAAGCACCAAGCACTGCAGCCAGGGTCACTGTGGCTTTGTGTTCCCGTGCAGTGGCAACTGCATTTGCAGCCTGGGTAGATGAAGGAGTGGTTGCCCGTATACGACGCACCTAAAAGTAAGACATGAAGAAAGTGAGAAAGGGGGGGATGCAATTAAATATTTGGTATGATATTTATGAGGTGAGACAATGACAAATAAGAGTGTTCACACTAGTcatattgttttaaaaacatacaatttttaccaacaaaattttaaaattagtGACTGTCACAGTGtaaccataaaataaaataaaaataaagctaaaaacattttttttccttacaaatttcacgatttacaaattaattaaatacacttattttattttacaacctAAAAAAGATTTTGATCTTGACGCTCATGAGTCTCTCtgtgatgtcatttcctgtttttatgcATGCTTCTACATGCTGGTCTGCATCACATGACCCTATTCTAAATGTAACGCAgtgcaacttttttttgtttaaatattttacttctAAGAAGATTATGTCAAACTTAATAAGATTATGCTGAAGCTTAATAAGGTTTTCCtttcaataatttaactattttaatatttttttcaaatttattttgATATCAGGGCAGTTGTATCACCCATACATTTTTCTTATAATCccaacaaatacaaaatgaattttaattcagaaatcaAAAACATGTCCATTGCATGtttgaatttaataaatatatagtgACATAATTGTCATGTCATTGACTCAAGTAGAGAAACGTACCTGCTCACGTGCAACACAGAATATTCGATGGTACATTCCACACATGACCAGCAGAGGGAGGTAGAAGATTCCAAATGCTTTCAGCAGCACATAGTTATTATTCCATTCATAGCGGCAGGTCCTGCCTTCCTCTCCCTCATCCCACATGTTCCAGTCCAGGTTTTGCACTGTGAAATCAGGTGTGTTCCAGCCTAGGTTAATAGACACAAAGGACACTGCCAGAGAGCATGTCCAGACTGCGGTTAGAGTGATCGCCACTCTCCTAGGTGTTACCCTCCTGGGATAACTGAGTGGGTTGGAAATTGCAAGATAACGATCAACACTAATGGCTAGTAGAGTGAGGATTGAAGCACTGCAGAGCATTACATCCAGAGAGATGTAGATGTTGCAAAAAACACCTCCGAGAGGCCATCTCCCACTGCGTAATTCCAGCATGGCAGAGAGGGGCAGAACCAGCAAACCCAGCAGCAAGTCTGTCACAGCCAGTGATAGTATAAAACAGCTACTAATCTGGTGAAGACGCCGACTGGTGGCAACAGCCAGACAAACCAGCACATTTCCACAAATGGTCAGAGCGATGAAGGCCACCAGTACCACCCAACGCAGGGCAGTGAACGTCATTGTTAGCTGCTGAAGCAGGAAAGCTTAGAGAATTTTGTCCTCCTATGTCAAAGTGATATCCAAACTAGTTTAGTCAGGACTCCACGTGTCATCTGTTTTTCTCAAACATTTACATTGGGTGCTATAAAACTGCCGTAACATTAACATCTATGGCCACTGCTCAGATATCAGCCCAGGTTCATTCCTACAAGAAAAAGAACACTGTTATAGGAGGGAAAAAGCAGCCATTTTGGGTACCTTTAgtaaaagtgaaatgtgtataCTTCAAATGTTAGAGTACTTCATCCCATcccattttaaaatgcaattataGCTGAAGGTTCATTTGAAAAGTATAGGCCTAACACTGTGGCGCCTTCAAAACATTTGCTTCAGATTCCCGACCCTTCctgcattaaaggtgctaaataggatgttttgttttatacatttttgcaatattacttgaaactgtctttactaactgataaaagactatttattaggtgcactgaaaggaataatattaatatacatcatctgtgcacgaggtagggccttaaaaacatcagccaatcatttacgtgatcattgcgtaaacgattgtccctctggcttgtcaatcactgccgtgacgttccttgtgagagacatgCACGGCTGCACGCTcaagtaactttccacactccacaggtgctgcatgcaatgtttttgtcaggagacaggagtaacaactgcagattatgagttacctgcggtgagtccgacataatgaatccactaacgcgacacagcgaatgccggtggtaatcaaacactcatgttccaatactcgtgcacgagttttgggaggcgttcccttgaaataagctgtgaaggagggggggatgttcttacgcatgcgctcatttcaaaaactcagtaacagtctttggtttctcagtcgacgaaaagatcctatttagcacctttaactgtaccaatggtgtgagtttgAAGGGCTATCCATTTTGACCAACCAATAGTAGCCTAGTTGGGGGAGCAtatttataaacattattttaaaacaataattctTTTTGACTAGATGGTAGACATTTTCCCACAGAaaaggcttaaagggttagttcacccaaaaaagaaaattctgtcattaattactcaccctcatgtcgttcggagcgcgtcaaactgccaaagtcacgtgatttcagtaaacgaggcttctcTCCAATgtttcaccactggggggcgtgacattggcagtttgatacgcgctccgaaccactgattcgaaaccaaagattcataaagctttgaagcttcatgaagcagtgttttgaaatcatccatcactagatttttttaattatttttttgaaccactgtagtcacatgaactgttttaaatatgtctttagtagctttctggccattgaaagtgttaattgtcttgctggcaagcaggcctcactgagccattggattttatgaaaaaatatcttaatttctgttccgaagatgaacgaaggtcttacggacaTTGGAAAAACATGTCTCTACCAAGTGGTGGGcactttcaaaacactgctttgtgaTGTTTTGAAGATTCTGAAAATCATTTGTGTCGAACCAGGCAAATATGTATGTTTTTGCATGTGATGGTATGCTTAGTCTGTGTTGTAGCATTAGGTGAGTTTGACTTAATGCGGTGTTGTGCAGACTGACTGGTACCCAACAAACGCAGTGCATTTTGGTTAGAAAGTTTGTCCGACTTTGAGTATCCGACTTTGCCATCAAAGTAACGTGAGAGCAAGATGAGACCAGCCACCTGAGTCAGGTGCTGCAGTTGCCCCAAATGAGCTCAGACGGACACACCGAAGTCAATGATCTGATCacatgtgtgttgtgtttattCTGATAGAGCATTAATCTTTTAACACCACTTGCCAGACATATCATTTCTGACTTGCTGTGTTATGTGCAACAACTAACAATATAGTGTCACGAAAAGTGCAAGGAGCAACATATTGTCATTTTGCAGAAGTGTTGTCAAAGGCAAGTTTTTCCAGTGAGCCTTGGGTGGTTTATTCTCTGCCATTCATATTTTGAGACATATGTGTTAGCACAAAGAAATGTTAATGAATGCACTTGTCTGATATGGTGTGGTATTATGTCTTCTGGAAggtcaccaaaaaaaaaaaaaaaaaagtaatgcaaatcTGAATCTAAATTAAATGCAAATTTAATGCAAAACTTCGGCCCCTGTTTACTGCAAGGACAAAAAGGCCTAAATTATACAAGACCTCAGAGAATCAGATATCTCTCTCCATTGTAGCTTATTTCTTTTTCtcgtttgtttttaatattgttttttttatttaaatcacatTGGTGGGGTGCTTGGATGttgatttattttcttttactttCAAAGCTACATTAGTTGCTGATGATTAACACTTGAGATAAAATCACAGTATGAG
The nucleotide sequence above comes from Chanodichthys erythropterus isolate Z2021 chromosome 10, ASM2448905v1, whole genome shotgun sequence. Encoded proteins:
- the hrh2b gene encoding histamine receptor H2b, which translates into the protein MTFTALRWVVLVAFIALTICGNVLVCLAVATSRRLHQISSCFILSLAVTDLLLGLLVLPLSAMLELRSGRWPLGGVFCNIYISLDVMLCSASILTLLAISVDRYLAISNPLSYPRRVTPRRVAITLTAVWTCSLAVSFVSINLGWNTPDFTVQNLDWNMWDEGEEGRTCRYEWNNNYVLLKAFGIFYLPLLVMCGMYHRIFCVAREQVRRIRATTPSSTQAANAVATAREHKATVTLAAVLGAFVICWFPYFTYFTYMGIWAETHPNKLTYSVVLWLGYLNSALNPILYPALNRNFRRACAQLLCCRRSNQGELPFVHPF